From the genome of Uranotaenia lowii strain MFRU-FL chromosome 1, ASM2978415v1, whole genome shotgun sequence, one region includes:
- the LOC129749528 gene encoding uncharacterized protein LOC129749528 isoform X2, with translation MLIFSTMFLARIIHYASPEVALKLRPFRRALPLFEDDENISVTRTISTPRSRSVSRSPVSFQSGSRSRQSDTPREDNTPLNLDTKSECKVLSLVSKEENVLALRERDGSPKPERNAEDLKHPLTKPPRGSLKLEIVRQKSSTHLSYSVENGYEGGGREHLRGSESDYLYRPVHLPAANGTKTNPLELYSLPTSMPCIRYPQLIPPDYPLVPWDPRLMLRNYYSKDLGPLGDSSSPVSPSRQLPPKAFQLYQPAHTIENLNLLDQAAVASTH, from the exons ATGCTGATATTCAGCACCATGT TTCTTGCAAGGATAATTCACTACGCTTCACCGGAAGTTGCCTTGAAGTTGCGGCCCTTCCGAAGAGCGCTGCCGTTGTTCGAGGACGATGAGAACATCTCGGTAACCCGCACTATCTCAACGCCTCGGTCCCGGTCCGTGTCCAGATCACCGGTATCGTTCCAGTCTGGATCAAGGTCCCGCCAAAGCGATACGCCCCGGGAGGATAATACTCCGCTTAATTTGGATACCAAATCCGAATGCAAAGTACTATCGCTGGTCAGCAAGGAGGAGAACGTCCTGGCGCTGCGAGAACGAGACGGAAGTCCCAAGCCGGAGCGGAACGCAGAAGACTTAAAGCATCCCTTAACGAAACCTCCCCGGGGTAGCCTTAAGCTTGAAATCGTAAGACAGAAAAGCTCAACCCACCTAAGTTATTCGGTCGAAAACGGATACGAGGGCGGAGGACGGGAGCATTTACGGGGTTCCGAGAGCGATTACCTGTACAGGCCTGTACACCTTCCGGCAGCGaacggaaccaaaacaaatccaCTGGAGCTGTACTCGCTGCCCACTTCGATGCCCTGCATCCGATATCCGCAACTAATTCCACCGGATTACCCGCTGGTCCCCTGGGATCCCCGGTTAATGTTGCGCAACTACTACTCCAAAGACTTGGGACCACTCGGAGATTCTTCATCTCCGGTTTCGCCGTCCCGGCAGCTCCCGCCCAAAGCTTTCCAGCTGTATCAGCCCGCCCATACTATCGAAAATCTCAACCTGCTGGATCAGGCGGCGGTTGCTTCGACGCACTAG